In Lathyrus oleraceus cultivar Zhongwan6 chromosome 2, CAAS_Psat_ZW6_1.0, whole genome shotgun sequence, the DNA window ATACATATAGAAAGTTGAGGAAGAAGGATCAAAAAGATTTattctacatccatcagtgtatgaatgtgaatgtgtttgagaagatcgTTGATTCGACAACAACATAGGTTGCGTGGGACATACTAGTACATTTTTATGGaggtgatgcatcagtgaagaaggtggAGCTTCGGTCTCTAtgtaagcagtatgagaatctcaacatgaagaacaatggGAAGTACCAAattacatctctagagtgattctgATTACAAGTGAGATGAAATCTTATGGAAAGACTTTTTTTGAACAACTAATCATTAATAAGGTATTGATATCACTTACTAGTACATTTTTATGGaggtgatgcatcagtgaagaaggtgaagcttcgGTCTCTAtgtaagcagtatgagaatctcaacatgaagaacaatggGAAGTACCAAattacatctctagagtgattctgATTACAAATGAGATGAAATCTTATGGAGAGACTCTTTTTGAACAACTAATCATTAATAAGGTATTGATATCACTTACtcctcaatttgattacattgttgtagaaaatgaacattctaaggatctaAGCACCATGAAAATTGAAGAGCTGCAAAGCagtctagaggcacaagagttgcaTCTGACTGAGAGAACCTCTAAAAGAGAGGTAGAGCAGGATCTGAAGGCATCTTCTGGTAAGTAGAATCGGAAGCAGTCTTCGTCAGAGGCGAAGAAGAGTCATGGTGGTGGTTATCAGAAGTTAGAAGTCTCCAACTCTGATGAGAAGAAACATCAGAAGGGAAATAAGAAGTTTAACAACAAGAAGGTTTAATGTTattgttgtaagaagtttggtcactttgtTGCTGAatgttggtcaaacaaggaaaggaaatcAGAAGAATAAAATATAGTCAAAGGAGAATCTAATGATGAACCTGTGATATTGATGGCTTATGAGTCTTATGGTGGATATTTggtagactggtggtatatgAATATTGGTTGCTCAAATTACCTAACTTGAAACAAACAATGGCTGATTAATTTTGACTCTAGAAATAGGAAAAAAtaagatgtgttgatgataagtATCTGAATGCTGGAGGAATGGGAAATGTTAAGGTCAGGGTGAAGAATGGAAAAACTGTTATGATCAAGGATGTTTGGTATGTtggcatgaagagcaatttgaTGAGTGATTGTCAgctaattgagaaaggtttcttAGTTATTATGAAGGGAAACCTCTTGAAATTGTATGATTTTGATAAGAAGTTGATTATGCAGTCTGAACAGGGAAGCAACAAAACGTTCAAGGTGAATGGAAAAACATCTGAAACTAAATGCCTTAGTGTAGAAGGTGATAAAGGTGATAGTGAGTTGTGGCACAAGAGAGTGGGGCATGTGGGTTCTAAAAAGATGGTATATGGAATTACTAATATTTTGAAGCCTAagaagtcatgtgagatatgcGTGAAACATAAGCAACCTAGATTTCCATTTGCTTCAGAAGTGGCTCCAAGAGTAAAACATGCTTTAAGAGTATTACAttctgatgtatgtggaccatttAATGTATCTTCACTTGGAGAAAACAAGTACTTTGTGTAATTTATGGATGcgttcacaagaatgacatggaTAGCACTCATCAAGTTTAATCATGAGGTGTTTTCTGAGTTTCAGAAGTTCAAGGTGAAGGTTGGAAAACAGAGTGATCGGTAGCTGAAAATTCTCAAAACTTATGGTGGAGGTGAGTACAACTATATAGAGTTCAAGAGATAttgtgaggagaatggaattgtGGATGAGGTTACTGCTCCATACACTCTTCAACATAATGGTCTTACTGAAAGAAGAAACAAAcctttgcttgatatgacaaggagcatgctGGAGGAGAAGAACGGATGTCCAACTAAGAAGCTAAAGGAAGTAGTTCCTTTTGAGAAGTGGGCCGAAGATAATAAAAATGTGAGCCATCTGAAGGTGCTTGGTTATGTTTAttataaacatgttccagaagttaagagaaggaagttggatgACAGAAGCAAAGTCATGTTGCTTGTAGGCTACCACAGTATAAATGCTTATAAGCTCTATTGTCCTGTCACTAACAAAGTTGAATTTAGTAGGGATGTCATTGTGAAAGAATCAGAAGTGTAGGATTGGAACAATTCTCAATCCAACATTGGTGTAGGGTTAACAACTGAGTTAACTTCTAAAGACATTTCAGACTCATAAGAAGAATCTGCCTCTGAAGGAGATTTTGAGTCTGAAGATGAGTTAGAGTCTGAAAGTGACTATGAGGCTGAAGAAGAGTCTGAAGGAAAATCTGAATCTAAAGGTGAATATGATTTTGATCTAGATTATGATAATGATCTAGAATCTGGTGGTAATCATGCCTTTGAAGGTTGCCCGACATCTGAAGGTAATCCATCATATGATATTGTTCCAGCATCTGAAAAAGATTCTGAACAAGTTCAtagaccacaaagaatcagacaAATACCAAGAAGATTTGCAGAGTTTGATATGTTGCAAGATACTGAGGATAAACTATGAAGGGGAAGTCATTCAGTGTTCCATATGGGTAGACTCTGAACCAGTAATTACTGAAGAAgctctcaagaagaaagtgtgattgaagttcatgaaagaagaacttgaggctatagaaagaaacaagacttaGGAGTTGACTGAGCTTCCAAAGGACAAGAAATCTATTAGTGTCAGATGGTTTACAAGGTGAAACTAAATCCAGATGGATCAATTGGCAAACACAAAGCAAGGCTAGTAGCTAGAGGATTTCTATAGAAATCTGGACTAGATTACTTTGAGATGTTTGCTCTTGTagctagacatgaaacaatcagagTGGTGATTGTTATAGTTGCTAACAAaaattggcctctgatgcatttagatgtaaaataTGTATTTTTGAATGGTCCTTTACAAGAGGAAGTTTATGTATCACAATCTTCTGGATTTGATAAAAGGAATCAAgaagggatggtgtacaagtTGCATAAAACCTTGTATGAACTGAAACAATctcctagagcttggaatctgaaaattgattcatttttcaaacttcaaaGATTCATGAAATGTGAGATTGAGTATGGTGTTTGTGTTCAGCATACATCTGATAGTAATATGATTCGTatgtgtctctatgttgatgacatgttgcTAACAGAGAGTTGTTCAGGtgagatagctaagttcaagaaggtgttgatgaatgagtttgagatgatTGATCTAGGAAATATGACATATTTTATCGGGATGGAGATTATATACTCTAATAAGGGTATAATCTTGCATTAGCTGAAGTATGAGCTTGAGCTTTTGAGGCGATTTGAGCTAACAAATTGCAAGTCTGCAATCACATCTGTTTAAACAAATCACAAGTTGGATTCTAATGTTGAGGATGATGATGTAAATGCTACAACTTTTAAATAGTTGGTAGGTTCGTTGAGATATCTCTGTAATATCATACCTAATATTTGTTATGCAATTGGAATGGTGAGTAGGTTTATAAACAAATCAAAGTGGTCACATTACCAAGTTGTTGTTAGGATATTGAGGTATGTTAAGGGGACTCTGAAGTATGGAATTTTTTCCCTTCTAATGCTAAATATGATTCAGAGCTGATATGTTATTCAgactctgattggtgtggagacagagttgacagaagatGTACTTCTGGATATTTTTTCAAATATATGGGAGGTTTCATTTCTTGGTGCTCCAAGAAGAAACCAGTGGTTGCATTGTCAACCTGTGAAGTTGATTACATTGCAGGTGCTTTGACTTATTGTCAAGTTGTTTGGATTCTGAACTTGctgcaggatctgaagatcaaagTGAGTAAGTCTATGAAGTTGATGATTTATAACAAATCAGCTATAAGCCTTATCAAGAATCCAGTGTTGCATGgaagaagcaagcatattgaCACGAAGTTTCATTTTCTAAGGAATCAAGTTCAGAATGGAGTGCTTGAATTTGCTAATTGTAGTACTCAAAAGCAGCTGGCAGATATGCTAACCAAAGATATCAAGACTGAACACTTTATCAAATTGAGGGATGAAATTGACGTTGTAGATTTTGAGTAACTGGGtatgaattaagggatgatgtTAGATGTAATTTTATTTTCTGCTTAGTATAACATTTTAGCTTAGCCTACATGGTATGCTAAGTTTGTGTATTTAAACAACTTTATAATTGATTTCATTTTGACAACCAATAACAGGACTTCAATCTTCTGTTAAAAGTTAGTTACgtctctcttctctctcttccatcttcatcatcttcatcttcttcctcttaTGCATTAACAGTTGAGACCTTATTCTATGATTTTATGGGCCACTAGTTGTGATCGACGAATAACATAAAAGCAAAACCTAAGCAATAAAGCATATGCATATACAGACAATTGCAACAAGTACTGCAAAAATTAGAAGACAAGGCGATGATGGGGCACCATGTATCCCAAGTGGAGGGGACATTCACATATTACACATAAAAATATCGAATGAGAAAACATTTCTATAAGCCACGATTTTAAGTTCAATAGGACTATGTTTTCTTCCTCCTCTGATTGATGGAAAGATGAATGCAGTGTCAAAGAAAAACACTACTGGACCTAGAATTTACTTAGGATATACTAGAACATGACTTACCACAAAGTAACAAGTACTATTAGACTTATAAAAGGCATAATTAGTAAAAAGTAAAATACAGAAACATGTCCCTTGCATGACTGGTTGAGATCAAACGGCGAAAATCAGTTACTGCGTTGAATCCGAATCCGAATCCGGTCATATCTGATTTGCAGCACCAATGGTAACACTGCTTAATTGCTTGTTTAGAAAAGAGGATCAGTTGCAATAGAAATAGCAGGATCTCCAATACCAGAAGGAAAATCAAATCCTGACATTAAGTTATCACCAAACATTACAGCACCAGCTGCCAATGCTCCAGCACCAGCTCCCATTGCAAATCCTGGAGGTCCCCTCTGCCTAGGAGCTGTCCCTGATGATGATGGCATATTAAAATAACTTGGTGCCAACCCATCATTACTTTGATGAAAAGTGGGAACGTAACCGAAATTTGACGGTGGAGGTGGTGGCGGTGGTTGATAACTTGGTCCAGCTCCTGCAGGGTAGGTTGGTCCACCCACATAAGGGTTAGAGTAGTTTGTGGGAAATGGCATTGGATGTGAGTAGGGTTCATTAGTCTGTGCTTGTTTAAATGGTCCATTGAATGAAACTGGATCCATTTGTTGGTGATATCTTTGTCCATTCCCACCCTTATTACTACCATTATCTGAGAGCAATATTCCTCCTCCCTCATTACCTGCATCACAAACATAAATGCCTCAAATAACTTTCATATTCTTTGAAAACTAAAAGCGTATCATATATTTTCGATAAACAGTTTAATTAAGCGCGTAGTTTTAAATTGCGGACTGCAAACGCAATTGCGGCCGCAATATTACTGATGCAGTAGTCTCTGCAACCGTAATTGTGGTGTGATTTGAACTCACGCATCAGACAACTTCACCCAAGTTTGGTCAAGTATTTTTTGTCAAAACTCAAAATTTAGAACCTTAAAACTCAACTTCTGAAAAATATTCGCACATTAAGTGTTTTTCAACGGCGTACTTCAAACCCCTCTCAATCAAAAATCGCAATGACCGCAATTGCTTCCGCAATTTAAAACCATAATTAAGCGTTTATAGTATAAGCTTTAATCATGTAAGTGCTTATTGACCCATTTAAATTGAGTTGGCATAAGTACTTGTGGACTTTCTCAGAAAATTCGTGGAAGGAGCCTAATGTTCATAAACTTTTCAATATATTTCTATAGAAAATAAGCTAAATTGTTTGCATATAGCTATAAGCTGTCTCCATAAGCAATTATGTAGAGATTATGAAAATAAGCTTTAAAAGAACTTATAATCACGTTTTAACCTCTCTTAAACAAAGTAGATAAACTAAAAAAACTAAATCCAAAAAAATCTTTAAACTTCAATCAAAGTTTTCAACTTTTGCACTAAACAATTGAACCCATAAGAGTATATTGAAACAAAACCTCATTCACATAAGagaaacaaaacaaaaagaaagCATTGTTACTACACCTGAGTGAGAATTTGATTCTTCTTTGTCTTGAGAAACACGAACCGAAACATCAACAAACCCTCTTGGTTTCTTAGACTTGTTCTTTCTCAACTGATAGCTTCCAATTTCTTCATTCTGCGTGTCTTTTGCAAGAAACTCTTTGAGAAGAACAGTGGCTGAACCATGAAGTTTCTCTGAGAAGAAAAAAGGGTCTCTGCTATAAACTTGAACATTCAATGCAAGATCTTGAAAACCCGGGTCTGAATTATCAACTGGAACAGAAAACTTGGTTCTCCAAAGAGGGTTTGTGTTGGTGGAAGCATCAACTTTGGTGATGTATTTGTTGGTTGGATCAACCCAACCAACTGCGTACCATTGATGTTTCCAAAGTGAAGGTGAAGCTCTTACTCCACGAGCTGATATTATGCATATCTCGACAGAGATTTTCACCATAGATGGTGTAGAAAACAGTGGTTGGATGTTGTGTTTGTGTTAAGgaaaaagagaaaaagagaaaaagagaaaaagtGCAGTGGTTCTGTTTGGT includes these proteins:
- the LOC127118589 gene encoding uncharacterized protein LOC127118589, producing the protein MVKISVEICIISARGVRASPSLWKHQWYAVGWVDPTNKYITKVDASTNTNPLWRTKFSVPVDNSDPGFQDLALNVQVYSRDPFFFSEKLHGSATVLLKEFLAKDTQNEEIGSYQLRKNKSKKPRGFVDVSVRVSQDKEESNSHSGNEGGGILLSDNGSNKGGNGQRYHQQMDPVSFNGPFKQAQTNEPYSHPMPFPTNYSNPYVGGPTYPAGAGPSYQPPPPPPPSNFGYVPTFHQSNDGLAPSYFNMPSSSGTAPRQRGPPGFAMGAGAGALAAGAVMFGDNLMSGFDFPSGIGDPAISIATDPLF